The Argentina anserina chromosome 3, drPotAnse1.1, whole genome shotgun sequence genome includes a region encoding these proteins:
- the LOC126787256 gene encoding uncharacterized protein LOC126787256 — protein MASEEDMMILQNGPGNAKYTSPAVQKQLLNILDNKVRQMICEELGDAKFYILVDEAVDAAGKEQMSIILRFVDRQGFIRERFFKIVSVPDTTSLTLKLEIVKVLSMFNLHVRNMCGQGYDGASNMSGIWNGLHAMFLVECPSPYYVHCFDHRLQLALNGAAKRVHDLCRLFCTLLLVVNFVDSSAKRKGALKAARDDKIQDLIALNTLQTDPHDKFSLFETQKVLLLAKKFYPQDFMHEDLLTLELECPYHKKDMTQM, from the exons ATGGCTAGTGAAGAGGATATGATGATATTGCAAAATGGTCCTGGAAATGCCAAGTACACAAGTCCAGCTGTTCAAAAGCAGCTTTTGAACATTCTTGATAATAAAGTGAGGCAAATGATTTGTGAAGAACTTGGTGATGCAAAATTTTACATTCTTGTTGATGAAGCAGTTGATGCAGCTGGCAAGGAGCAAATGTCTATTATTTTGAGGTTTGTTGATCGTCAAGGGTTTATTCGAGAACGATTCTTTAAGATAGTAAGTGTTCCTGACACAACCTCATTAACTCTTAAATTAGAGATAGTTAAAGTTCTCAGTATGTTCAATTTGCACGTGAGAAATATGTGTGGTCAAGGATATGATGGTGCAAGTAACATGAGTGGTATTTGGAATGGCTTACATGCAATGTTTCTAGTAGAGTGTCCATCTCCATATTACGTTCATTGTTTTGATCATCGGTTGCAGCTAGCATTGAATGGTGCGGCTAAGCGAGTTCATGATTTATGCCGCTTATTTTGTACTTTGTTGTTAGTTGTGAACTTTGTCGATTCATCTGCTAAGCGCAAGGGTGCACTAAAAGCTGCTAGAGATGATAAAATCCAAGATTTGATAGCTCTTAACACTCTTCAAACTG ATCCTCATGATAAGTTCAGCCTCTTCGAAACTCAAAAGGTACTCCTTCTTGCTAAGAAGTTTTATCCTCAAGATTTTATGCATGAAGACCTTCTTACTTTGGAATTGGAGTGTCCATATCATAAGAAGGATATGACTCAGATGTAG